From Pseudoleptotrichia goodfellowii, a single genomic window includes:
- a CDS encoding DUF3568 family protein has protein sequence MTKKRFLILVFGMILSLNSCLAVAAGAAAGAATGYYVKNK, from the coding sequence ATGACAAAAAAAAGATTTTTAATATTAGTATTCGGAATGATTTTAAGTTTAAATTCATGTTTAGCAGTAGCAGCAGGAGCAGCGGCAGGTGCGGCTACAGGTTATTATGTCAAAAACAAATAA